The following proteins come from a genomic window of Diadema setosum chromosome 20, eeDiaSeto1, whole genome shotgun sequence:
- the LOC140243825 gene encoding ATP-dependent RNA helicase DHX8-like, protein MNELEKLEHLSLVSKVCTELDNHLGLNDKDLAEFIINLADKNDTLDSFKEALAENGADFPESFTANLLRLIQHMRPKKSQEDEDEAASAPKTKAEQKREAFPGLCMPDNPEVANMLAEDKQIALDAMDELEALMPKHIAGVIKQEPEGEDSKKSVKKKSRSRSRSGSPDHKRDKSHKSKHKHRDRDRDRDRDRDRDRDRDRDRRKRRSRSRSRSRERDRRRSRSRSRDRERDRSRRHRSRSRSRERDRDRDKRKYRDRDDGKDNEADKGKDKYNDKFVDRPPSLEPEVGEIYDGKVTSVMHYGCFVQLSLRRRCEGLVHISELRREGRVADVNDVVSRGQQVKVKVLSIAGTKIRLSMKDVDQSTGEDLNPIKAKSAPETNEEEGINPYRPPDLPLVNPPDSDDVAIRKRVQRVTSPEKWELKQMMAANCIDKADLPDFDDTLGILAKEDDNSDEEVEIELREEDPPFLRGHGRQSVDLSPVRIVKNPDGTLSKAAMMQSALAKERREMKQATERAAQENIPTGMNKNWIDPMPESERTLVENIRKAGMSSQELPEWKKSAFGGNKASYGKKTKLSIVEQRQSLPIFKLKVQLVQAVDDNQMLIVIGETGSGKTTQITQYIAESGYTVRGKIGCTQPRRVAAMSVAKRVSEEFGCRLGQEVGYTIRFEDCTSPETKIKYMTDGMLLRECLIDPDLSQYSVLMLDEAHERTIHTDVLFGLLKKAVRKRPDLKLIVTSATLDAVKFSSYFFEAPIFTIPGRTFPVEVLYTKEPETDYLDASLITVMQIHLTEPPGDILLFLTGQEEIDTACEILFERMKSLGPEVPELIILPVYSALPSEMQTRIFDPAPPGSRKVVIATNIAETSLTIDGIYYVVDPGFVKQKVYSSKTGMDQLVVTPISQAQAKQRAGRAGRTGPGKCYRLYTERAYRDEMLPTAVPEIQRTNLASTLLSLKAMGINDLLAFDFMDAPPTETLITAMEQLHSLSALDDEGLLTKLGRRMAEFPLEPMLSKVLIMSVHLGCSEEILTVVSMLSVQNVFYRPKDKQGLADQRKAKFHQPEGDHLTLLAVYNSWKNNKFSNPWCFENFVQARTLRRAQDVRKQLLGIMDRHKLDVVTCGKNTAKVQKAICSGFFRNAAKKDPQEGYRTLVDSQVVYVHPSSALFNRQPDWVIYHELVLTTKEYMREVTTVDPKWFVELAASFFRFSDPTRLSKAKKQQRLEPLYNKYEEPNAWRISRQRLRRN, encoded by the exons ATGAATGAGTTGGAAAAACTTGAACATCTGTCGCTGGTTTCAAAGGTTTGCACTGAACTTGACAATCACCTGGGACTCAACGACAAAGATCTTG CTGAGTTCATCATCAACCTTGCAGACAAGAATGACACGCTCGACAGCTTCAAGGAGGCGCTGGCGGAGAACGGGGCCGACTTCCCCGAATCCTTCACTGCCAACTTGCTGCGCCTCATCCAACACATGAGGCCCAAGAAGTCGCAGGAGGATGAAGATGAGGCTGCGTCTGCCCCGAAGACCAAGGCCGAGCAAAAACGAGAGGCTTTCCCCGGATTGTGTATGCCGGACAATCCAGAGGTCGCG AACATGTTGGCTGAGGATAAACAGATAGCCCTGGATGCTATGGATGAGCTGGAAGCACTCATGCCAAAACACATTGCAGGTGTCAT AAAACAAGAGCCAGAGGGGGAGGATTCGAAGAAATctgtcaaaaagaaaagcagGAGCAGGAGTAGGAGTGGCAGCCCTGATCACAAGCGGGACAAATCTCACAAGAGCAAACACAAgcacagagacagagacagggACCGGGACAGGGACAGGGATCGGGACAGAGATCGAGACAGGGacaggaggaagaggaggtcACGTTCCCGTTCCCGCAGCCGGGAACGGGATCGCAGACGGAGCCGAAGCAGGAGCAGGGACAGGGAGCGGGACAGGAGCCGTAGGCATCGAAGCCGCAGCCGCAGCAGGGAGAGGGACCGGGACCGGGACAAGCGAAAGTACCGGGACAGGGATGATGGGAAGGACAATGAAGCTGATAAGGGAAAGGACAAATACAATGACAAGTTTGTAGACCGTCCCCCTTCCCTGGAGCCAGAGGTCGGCGAGATATATGATGGGAAAGTGACAAGCGTGATGCATTATGGGTGTTTTGTGCAGCTTTCACTGAGGCGGAGATGTGAAGGGCTTGTCCACATATCAGAG CTTCGGAGAGAGGGTCGGGTCGCTGATGTGAACGATGTTGTGTCAAGAGGTCAGCAGGTGAAGGTCAAAGTGCTGTCCATTGCCGGGACCAAGATTCGCCTGTCCATGAAAGATGTGGACCAGAGCACAGGGGAAGATCTCAATCCCATCAAGGCCAAG AGTGCACCAGAGACCAATGAGGAGGAGGGGATCAACCCCTATCGTCCTCCTGACCTACCCCTCGTCAACCCCCCGGACTCCGATGACGTTGCCATCCGCAAGAGAGTGCAGAGGGTGACTTCCCCGGAGAAGTGGGAACTCAAGCAG ATGATGGCAGCAAACTGCATTGACAAGGCAGACCTGCCAGACTTTGATGACACCCTTGGGATTCTGGCCAAGGAAGATGATAACTCGGACGAGGAGGTGGAGATTGAGCTGAGAGAGGAAGACCCGCCTTTCCTCAGGGGTCACGGCCGGCAGAGCGTCGACCTCAGCCCAGTGAGAATCGTCAAA aacccTGACGGGACGCTTTCTAAGGCAGCCATGATGCAGAGCGCCCTCGCCAAGGAGCGACGAGAAATGAAGCAGGCGACAGAGAGGGCAGCGCAGGAGAACATCCCCACAGGGATGAACAAGAACTGGATCGACCCCATGCCAGAAA GTGAGAGAACGCTGGTGGAGAACATCCGCAAGGCCGGCATGAGCAGCCAGGAGCTGCCGGAGTGGAAGAAGTCGGCTTTCGGAGGGAACAAGGCGTCCTACGGCAAGAAGACCAAGCTGTCCATTGTGGAGCAGAGACAGAGCTTGCCCATCTTCAAGCTGAAAGTGCAGCTAGTACAG GCGGTGGACGATAATCAGATGCTGATTGTCATCGGTGAGACTGGCAGTGGGAAAACCACGCAGATCACGCAGTACATCGCCGAGTCGGGCTACACAGTGAGGGGCAAGATTGGCTGCACCCAGCCCCGCCGAGTGGCCGCCATGTCCGTCGCCAAGAGGGTGTCTGAGGAATTTGGTTGCAGGCTGGGACAAGAG GTGGGTTACACCATCCGTTTTGAGGACTGCACATCACCCGAGACCAAGATCAAGTACATGACCGATGGTATGCTATTGAGAGAGTGTCTGATTGACCCTGACCTCAGCCAGTACTCCGTGCTCATGCTGGACGAGGCCCACGAGCGGACAATCCACACCGACGTCCTCTTCGGCCTGCTCAAGAAGGCCGTCCGCAAGCGGCCCGACCTCAAGCTCATTGTCACTTCAGCCACATTGGATGCCGTCAAGTTCTCTTCCTACTTCTTTGAGGCG CCTATCTTCACCATCCCCGGGCGCACATTCCCTGTGGAGGTCCTGTATACAAAGGAACCGGAGACTGATTATCTTGATGCCTCCCTCATCACAGTCATGCAAATTCATCTCACAGAACCTCCAG GGGACATCCTGCTCTTCCTGACGGGTCAAGAGGAGATCGACACGGCATGCGAGATCCTCTTCGAGAGGATGAAGTCGCTGGGCCCCGAGGTTCCGGAGCTGATCATCCTACCGGTCTACTCCGCCCTCCCCAGTGAGATGCAGACCAGAATCTTTGACCCTGCCCCGCCCGGCAGCAGGAAG GTTGTCATAGCGACCAACATTGCCGAAACATCCCTCACCATCGATGGCATTTACTATGTAGTGGACCCAGGATTTGTGAAGCAGAAAGTCTACAGCTCCAAGACTGGCATGGATCAGCTCGTCGTTACGCCAATTTCACAG GCCCAAGCCAAGCAGAGGGCAGGGCGGGCCGGCCGCACAGGCCCCGGCAAGTGCTACCGACTGTACACCGAGAGGGCGTACCGCGATGAGATGCTGCCCACGGCGGTGCCCGAGATCCAGCGCACCAATCTTGCCAGCACCCTGCTCTCTCTCAAGGCCATGGGCATCAACGACCTGCTCGCCTTCGACTTCATGGACGCGCCGCCCACGGAGACCCTGATCACGGCTATGGAGCAGCTGCACTCACTCAGCGCCCTCGACGATGAGGGGCTGCTTACCAAGCTGGGCAGGAGG ATGGCTGAATTCCCGTTGGAGCCCATGCTGTCCAAAGTTCTTATCATGTCCGTCCACCTGGGCTGCAGCGAGGAGATTCTCACCGTCGTCTCCATGCTTTCTGTGCAGAATGTCTTCTACAGACCGAAG GACAAGCAAGGGCTGGCTGACCAGCGCAAGGCCAAGTTCCACCAGCCCGAGGGTGACCATCTCACCCTCCTGGCTGTATATAACTCCTGGAAGAACAACAAGTTCTCCAACCCCTGGTGCTTTGAGAACTTTGTCCAGGCGCGCACGCTGCGCCGGGCCCAGGACGTTCGCAAGCAGCTCCTCGGCATCATGGACAG GCACAAACTGGATGTTGTTACCTGTGGGAAGAACACAGCCAAAGTCCAGAAAGCCATCTGTAGCGGTTTCTTCAGGAATGCAGCAAAGAAG GATCCACAAGAAGGCTACCGCACTCTGGTAGACAGCCAAGTGGTCTACGTGCATCCATCCAGTGCCCTCTTCAACAGACAGCCGGACTG GGTGATCTACCACGAGCTGGTCCTCACCACCAAGGAGTACATGCGGGAGGTGACCACGGTGGACCCCAAGTGGTTCGTGGAGCTCGCCGCCTCCTTCTTCCGCTTCTCCGACCCCACCCGCCTCAGCAAGGCCAAGAAGCAGCAGCGCCTCGAGCCCCTCTACAACAAGTACGAGGAGCCCAATGCCTGGAGGATCTCCCGACAGCGGCTGCGAAGAAACTGA